DNA from Kitasatospora herbaricolor:
TAGCCACAGGTCAGGGGTCGTTTTTCGTCCCGGGTGACGCAGGTGACGCAGGATCTTCCTCTTAAGACAAAAGAGGGGCTGTCTGTTGCAGTTCGGTGCCTCTCAGAGCGAGAAGCAGGGCCGCTGCGCGGCACGACCCTCGGGCGGCTTCGCCGAACAGCAAGAGGAGCACCCCGCGCGGGAGGCCGGTGCTCCTCTTGCTGTTCGGGTGAACGCGGCACGGGTCAGAGTGCCAGCTGTTCGTGCGGCGGCGCCGGGACCCGGCGGGTCATTTCGAGGTAGCGGCCCTCTTTGGTTCGGCCGGTGTCGATGAGGACACCGCGCGCCGCAAGGGTCGGTTGGAGTCGCTTGAGCCGGTCGGAGAGGACCTTCCCGGTGGTCGGCCACCCCTTGGGCACCGGGCGCTGTTCCTCGCCGATGTGCAGGAGGCTGAGGCACAGCAGCCACTCGGTGGAGGTCATCCGCTGCGCTTCCCCCGGGGTGATGGTCTCGGCGTGCCGCAGGACGGTCTGTGCGAGGAGGTCACCCTCGATCACGTCGTCGTTCAGGTCGTCCAGGCCGGCCCGGTACGCGGCCAGCGCCCCGAGACCGGTCGCCGCGTCCAGTTGCGCGCACAGGTGCGCGAAGTCGGCCATCCGCAGGTCGGTGGGCGTTTCCGCGTCGGCGGCGCGGACCTGGACCGTGAGGTCGAGCAGGGACCCGAGTACGACGGGCAGGGCCTGTTCGTAGTCCGCCCACAGCTCGGCTTCGGTGCGCCGGGCGCGGGGCCGTTCCAGCCGCAGCGGCAGCAGTCGCTCCGCGAGGTCGGGGCGGATGACGCCCACGTCGATGCCGGTCAGGAGCAGGGGCCTGCGGTAGCTGACGCGGAAGACGTCCCCGTCGGTGAACAGGGCGCGCTTGACGCTCTCGGCCCCGGTGACGATGCAGCACATGGCGTCGGAGAGGTCGGGGGTCATGTAGCTCAGGTTGTCCAGGGCGGTGACCCATCCGGCCGCGACCGCCGCGATCAGGTTCTCCTCGTCCTTGGGCGCCCGGCGCAGGTCGCCGCTCGTGCCTTCGATGATCCTGGTGAGCATCCGGCCGGCGGTGGACTTGCCGGCGCCCTGCGGACCGGTGAGGAACGTTGCCGGGACGGGCACGGACGGGCCCAGGCAGCCGATCAGCCACGCGATCGCCAGGCACTCGGCCTGCGCGTTGGCGAAGTTGGTCAACCCGAACAGCAGGTCGATGCCCTTGCCGTCGGTCTCCTTGACCGGCATCGGCAGTTCACCGGTGAGCTGGGTGCGCCGCCAGCACACCTCCCGGGGGTCCGGGGTGGCGATGTCCCACCCGGTGGGGTGGATGCGCACCGACTGCCCGTCATCGCGGCCCAGGTCCAGCCACGTCGCCCCATCGAACCCGGGGGCGACGCGGATGTGGACGGGCTGCACGTCCTCAGTCAGGGCGAGCGCTTCGATCAAGTCCAACGCCTCCTTCATCGCGGTTCCGTTGAAGACGCCGATGCCGTCCCGGTACAGGCCGACCATGAGTTCCTGACGGTGGCTTCCCGTGGTGCCCTGGGAACGGATCGGGCGGGCCACCGGGTGGCCGTTGCGCTGCGCGTAGACGGTGCCGTCGGCGGTGCGGAAGTACCGGAAGTGCGCCCCGGCGTAGTCGGCGATGACCTCACGCGCGGGGTTCTTCTCGTCCTCGGACACGGCTACATCCCCAACCGGGTCAGGGCGTTGGTCCACGCGTCGGCGCAGTGCCGGGGCGATTCACCCTTGGCCCGCGCGGCGGCGAACAGCCGCTCCGTGTGCGCCTCGGTCAGGCACCCGCACCGTCCGTGCGTGGACAGCACCGCGAGGAACGCCCCGAACACGGTGGCGTGCACCGCGCCGGTGGCCTGGGTGATGCGCTGCTCGGCCATGGCAATGCCCCGCGCCAGATAGGCCGGTGTGCGGTGCGGACACCTCCCGCCCCCGGCCGGTGTGGGCACGGTGACGGCGGCCGGCCGGACCGGCGCGGGCTCCCTCACCACCAGCAGGCGGACGGCGTCCGGCAGGACGGTCATGGCTCCCGTGCCGGGGCCCAGCCACCGGGCGTAGGACATCAGTGACTTGATGTCCACGTCGGGCCGCACCGCGTTGGCGGAGGGCATGGTGCCCTTGTACAGCCAGTGCTCGCCCCGGGTGGTCGCCACGGTCCGGGTGGAGGGCAGGTTCTCACCCGCCCAGGCGATGGCGTCCGCGTTGTCGAGGTCCACGACGGTCAGGCCGGTACCGCCGGGGTGGTAGGCGACCGCTGCCGCCTGCCGCCACGCCCGTGCCCACGCCGGGCTGGTCAGGACGGCGTGGTCGGTGGTGGCGGCGGCCCAGCCGTGGCAAGGCGCCGGGCAGAGGCAGGGCCCCGGGGTCTTCATGTTCGGCCGGCCGCCGCACGCGTTGTCAGCGCACTGCCGGCAGTTGCCGAACGTCTTCTTCCCGGCACGCACCGGCAGCACGGGCACCCCGGATGCCGCCAGGGCGAGTGCAGTGGGCAGGTGCTCTGCCCGGATGTGGGTCGGTTGGGTCATGCTGGGTGTCTCCAGTTCTCTGTGAAGGTTGCTGGATAGGCGGCGGCCCCGGTTCCTGGCGGGAGGGGGCCGCCGCCGTCGTTCATGGCGTTCTCGGCGCAGACCTTGTGCGAGGGCCTGCGCTGGTCGTCTCGGAGCGGTGTGGGGCGGCGGCACCAGTGGCAGGGCAGATCGCGGGTGCGGTCGAAGTGGCGGGCGTCGCGCCAGTCCAGGCCCACGGCCGGGGTGCCTAGGCGGCGCGGCGAGCGTGCGCTGTGGTGGTGGGGAAGGGCAGGACGGTGGCGAGGCGCGCGACCGGCGCCGGGACGGTGTCGGGGGCGGGCTCGCGGTCCGGGTCGGTGCCGCCGCCGTCCTCACCGCTGGCGGCGCGTTCGGCGGCGTGGTCGGCGAGGACCTGGCGGACGGCGGCGGAGTCGGAGGCGTGCCCGCGCAGGGACCAGGCGCAGGCGGCGCTGCCAGCGACGAAGGGGCCGAACAGGACGGCGGCGGCGACGAGATCGGTCGTGGTGCTCACGGGGTTCCTCCGGTTCGGGCCGCGAGGGCGAGGGCGTCGAGAACGGTGGTGCCGAGGTCGGCGAGGCGGGTCTCGATGGCCTGCCAGGACTCCGGGTCGATGTGCATGA
Protein-coding regions in this window:
- a CDS encoding ATP-binding protein, whose protein sequence is MSEDEKNPAREVIADYAGAHFRYFRTADGTVYAQRNGHPVARPIRSQGTTGSHRQELMVGLYRDGIGVFNGTAMKEALDLIEALALTEDVQPVHIRVAPGFDGATWLDLGRDDGQSVRIHPTGWDIATPDPREVCWRRTQLTGELPMPVKETDGKGIDLLFGLTNFANAQAECLAIAWLIGCLGPSVPVPATFLTGPQGAGKSTAGRMLTRIIEGTSGDLRRAPKDEENLIAAVAAGWVTALDNLSYMTPDLSDAMCCIVTGAESVKRALFTDGDVFRVSYRRPLLLTGIDVGVIRPDLAERLLPLRLERPRARRTEAELWADYEQALPVVLGSLLDLTVQVRAADAETPTDLRMADFAHLCAQLDAATGLGALAAYRAGLDDLNDDVIEGDLLAQTVLRHAETITPGEAQRMTSTEWLLCLSLLHIGEEQRPVPKGWPTTGKVLSDRLKRLQPTLAARGVLIDTGRTKEGRYLEMTRRVPAPPHEQLAL
- a CDS encoding bifunctional DNA primase/polymerase, giving the protein MTQPTHIRAEHLPTALALAASGVPVLPVRAGKKTFGNCRQCADNACGGRPNMKTPGPCLCPAPCHGWAAATTDHAVLTSPAWARAWRQAAAVAYHPGGTGLTVVDLDNADAIAWAGENLPSTRTVATTRGEHWLYKGTMPSANAVRPDVDIKSLMSYARWLGPGTGAMTVLPDAVRLLVVREPAPVRPAAVTVPTPAGGGRCPHRTPAYLARGIAMAEQRITQATGAVHATVFGAFLAVLSTHGRCGCLTEAHTERLFAAARAKGESPRHCADAWTNALTRLGM